In Carassius carassius chromosome 2, fCarCar2.1, whole genome shotgun sequence, the DNA window AGATCAGAACTGGGGAGTGAGATGGAGGGGGTGAAAGAATGAGAGTGAGAGGACGAGGAGTCTCAAGCATATTAGCTGCTACTTACACATAATCTGGATGCTAGACTCCTCCTCTGTGTTGCCCCGCGGAGCCCTTAGCAGCACCTCTTTCGCCCATTTCTCTAGTACTAATGGTGGGATAAGATCAATTCAAAGACAGAGGATTGTGCATGGAATCTCCTATCCGTCAATTTGATTAATCTTGCAAGGAAGTGTTGCAGATTGCATCAGAGCAATAACTTATTATATAGCTTTCCACCTAGTGCTTGGAGTTTTGACTGACATTTCTAATGACCTGGAAAGGATTTCCTGATGGATAAACTGTAGATTGACAGCGTTTCATTCAGAATCATTTCTATAGCCCATGGCTTTCTAGAAAACTGTTGTGAAGCTCTTCCTTTTCAGTGACTGCACCACAACAGGTAAGCCGGATGATAGAAAGCCTAGTTCATTTAGCAATTTCTTAATAGCTTTAACCTGATGAACATTCAGACTTCATGTCAGTGAGATGGAGCTAATGTAATCACTAATGAGACTGGATTCAGCTGTTTTTACATAAAAGGACAAATGTACAATCCTAGCTATAAAATGTGTGTGCTATTATCAGAATGAATATTCACATATCAAATCTTTTGGACTTGTTCTGCATTATTTAAATCAGTCAAATGCTATTATTTACCATTTGAAACCAAAACACTCATGTGCACCTTGACTTTTCCTACATACTCTCAACCGTTGTGCAACAAAATTACTGCTGCGCTCAGTGGCTAAAATTAACCAGTTACCAGGCTTTTATCTCATTAGGGCTGGAGCTGTTTGCATCCTTGGCATCATTCAGCTTTTTTAATCTTGTTCAGATGAGCCTGAGTCCAGCTACTCTGATAGGTCACATTGTACTCAAGCACTAAAGGATCTATTATCTCTTATTTTGAGTATTTTCTTGGTAGTTGTTTTTGTTGCATGTGTTAGTAATATATTTCATCTGCATTTCCTTAAGTTTTCCATGGAGGTTATGATTGTTGAATAGTGCtggtccaaaaaaacaaaaacaaaaaaagccgCCTTATATCAATGAGATTGGTATATGTAGGCCTCTAAGATGTCTCCTGCAAGAAAGACATACAACTTAATTGAAACTTATCTGGACATAATAAAACATACTGTTGCATGGATATGCCCAATTACTGCAAGACTTCAGGTTATGTAACCAAACAAGGTTATCTCTGTTGATCGGGTTGACTTTTAAGAACCTTTTAATCCAGACCACAGTAAAGCTAAACTCTCGTGCCATGTGACAAGACATGGCAGTTTGTATTAGTTATACAGCTGGTAGATTAAAGTAAAGAAACAATGACAGGCATATTAAAGTTATGGTATTTCTTTTAAACATTGTGGTTACTGTTTTATATCAGCTATACATGGACAGGTACTCAAAAGCTCAAACACACGTCTTTTTGCATGtttagtttggtttgaaatgtatATTTGCATTCCACTCTATGGTTCACATACCTTGATTGCATCTGTACAATATGTGCAGATAAAAATGTTAGATGTAAACTCAAGAATTGCACAGCATTGTCATTCAGTGTCATTGCAACTGCAGCATGTCATACACAAACATATCTTGGTCACACATACTGAACCCAACAACAATTTATATTTCTAGCATAAATGAATGGATTTTGTGTAAAGTGGTAATTTTCAGAAGGACATGAACTAACAAACGTAGCTAGTGCTGTTTGCTAGGGTTTCTTGATTAGATAATTTATATTGACATACTTTACTGTATGCTCCACTTCTTTTCTCCACCAGTGCCAACAAAATGCAGAAGCAAGTGGAAATCAGAATGCATGAGAATCATCTGGACCCTCCTCCACTGCCTGAAGAGTCCATGTGTGGAGGCTTCTGTGACAAAATCACGAAGAATCTGATACTCGTGCTCACAGTTCTTGGCAAGTTACTTTAGCATTTTTGCACTTTAGTATGTACTGTAGGTGAATGTAGCGCCTAGGTGTCAATTTGCTAATGAAAGAACACTTGTTACTGCTCACGGTAAAATATCATTTTTTGAATGTTCACTCTTCATTGTGATTCTCTGTCTCTATTTTAGGTGTGATCATTGGTTCAGTAGCTGGTATTCTACTGCGGTATGCATCCCCACTCCCCGCTGATGTCATTATGGTCATTGCCTTCCCGGGTGACATTCTCATGAGGATGTTAAAAATGGTGATTTTGCCTCTGATCATCTCAAGTTTGATCACAGGTACTTATATATGCTTTGCTAAACACCTGCTATCAACACAAAACAATACCCACTTTTTTCTTATTCTATGTGTATGATGTTAAACCATCAACaatacaagagaaaaaaaaatagaaaagaacaaaaacagcTGTAGAAATAATGCCTGCAATGAAATCAGAGTTCAAGTTATAACCAGTGTTATAGCTTTTATATCTTAACCAAGGAATAACTAAAGAAATAGtaaattttttaatgattaagCCATTGTTTGTCCTTTTGACCTTTCTTTGCAATCCAGTGTAAGGGGGGAAAAGGCACGCCTTTCACATTTTAGGGTGGATCAGTTTCAGCAGCTCAGGAACAGAACAAGTTTAAACATGTTATCGAAAAAGAGGTGCAattagaaaatgaaaaaaaaaaaaacgtttcataTTGTGTGTAATTTTTAGTGTACAATGCTTTAgtggtttaaaaaagaaagagttaTTGTGCCTTGTGAAGTAGTATTTATGTAGTAATATTTAATGTAGTTTAAATGCcatactgctttttattttttaggattaGCAGGGTTGGATGCCAAGTCGAGTGGTCGTCTAGGCACAAGGGCCATGGTGTATTACATGTCTACCACCATCATTGCAGCTGTGCTGGGGGTCATCTTGGTGCTCCTCATCCACCCCGGTAACCCCAAACTGAAGGCAAACCTCGGTGAGGGAAAAAAGAACGACGAAGTGTCCAGTTTAGATGCCTTCTTTGATCTCATCAGAAATCTGTTTCCAGAAAATCTTGTTCAGGCTTGTTTTCAGCAGGTGTGTGGGTGTCGAATGTGCTTTTGAGTTCATATAATTTCATCCATTTAATCTCAGCCCTTTCTGTTGATCTTTCGTCTGTTAATTTTGATTAGTCtttcattaatatttcattaacaGTTCTTCTCTTTATGTAGATCCAGACTGTTAGTAACAAGGTAGAAGTAAGTCCTCCTCCACATCTAAATCGGTTTGGACGAAATGCAACAAAATATGTGATTAAGAAGTCTCTTCAATTCAAGAGTGGCATGAATGTTTTAGGTAATAAATGGCTTTGATCACACTTTAGATGCATGAATTTGTCATTTATGTACTTCAAGTTAACATGGTGGCAATTTGTGTCTCTATAGGTCTCATTGGGTTCTTTGTGGCATTCGGGATTTGCATGGGAAAGATGGGTGAAAAGGCCAAGCTGATGCTTGAGTTCTTCAACGTTCTCAACGAGATCGTTATGAGGCTTGTCGGCATGATCATGTGGTCAGCTTTTATGATTGTTAATGACGTAGATGAGTAAAGTTTACATGATTTCCATTCCCAACATTATAATCTGTTCGTTATACAGATATGAAGTGTTTACACCACCATTCAAAGTTTTGGGGTCGATAAGAAAGtatttttcaaaatacatttcgtatgttcaccaaggttgcatttagttggtcaaaaatacagtaaaaatgtgaatattctaaaatgttactacaattttagttttatatttgaatgtatatTGTATACCTATACCCGTTATCCTTTAGCCAGTTggtgctaaaaaataaaataaaataaaaaaacaaacaaacaaaaaataaaccccTTCTGATTATTATGTTATAAAATTGTGCTGCATCGTGATacataaaaagttcaaaataactagaaatataaattgaatttttgtaactttattaatgtttattaatgtcaCGTTTGTTTAGCTCTgctgtttaatttaatgtgtccttgctgagtacaaatattataattaactaaatacaaaaagttttattttaattcttacaGAACCCATACTTTCGAAAAGTAGTGTAATGATAGTGACTTTAACAGTTTAACTGTCTTTAACTGTGTTGAAGTGTCTGATTAACCTGTTAGTTGACTTCACTGCACATCTCTGTCCTGTAACAGGTATTCCCCCTTCGGCATTGCGTGTTTGATCTGTGGCAAGATCATTTCAATTAACGATTTGGAAATGGTGGCCAGGCAGCTGGGAATGTACATGGTCACTGTCATCATTGGGCTTATTATTCATGGAGGCATATTCCTTCccttaatatattttgttattgttcGGAAAAACCCATTCACATTCTTCATGGGAGTTTTCCAGGCATGGGTCACCGCCTTAGGAACAGCTTCAAGGTTAATAACAACATTTTCTATAACTGTGCCTTGTTTTTTGTAAACTTTTGAGAATTTGGACACATATTGAGTTAAATAAATCAAAggcaattattaattaatttggcaTGTTTGGATGTTGagttataaataatgaaaataatctgtTCTGAAATCTTGATATGCATTTTTTTGCAGTGCTGGGACATTACCTGTTACTTTCCGCTGTCTGGAGGAAAATCTGGGAATTGACAAGAGAGTGACTCGTTTTGTATTACCTGTTGGAGCCACAATCAACATGGATGGTACAGCACTTTATGAGGCTGTAGCGGCCATCTTTATCGCCCAGATGAATGGAATAGAACTTGATCCTGGTCAGATTGTGACAGTCAGGTAAGACCAAATGTCTggaagcaaaaataaatatactgtataaaaaatgcTATTCTAATGGCATGTACCTTCTGAGCCACTGCAGATGGCTTCCTGGTTGTTATATAAAATTACACTTCAGTAATTATTTgtcctcatatcattccaaactaATTTAGTGTTATTTTCTTTTCCATTAAACACAATCAGAAGAATCTTTACTGAGTTTTTGCCATACAATGAGTTCATAGTAATCATGTCTTCAAAAAAGCACCAGAAAAGTAGTCCAATATGAATTGTGTTCTGTATTCCTCAAAATATTCCTGGGTACATCTGGATCATTGAGTCAGAAAAGAATAGTACAATTTGATTTGTGAATTCTATTTACTGGTTCATTGAAAAGAATCAGCTCAaaatagtgttatttttttaatgaatttgacTGTTCTACTTTTCAAGTTCAACTATTTGGATAGGGTGACCATacgagccattttcccaggacgcctccttgccaggatttctatattgcctaaaatatccaggttttggctgtttGCACTTTGCAGAttgatcattgtatgacattcatgagagctacagAGAGCAGAGCACATGGCTCCTTGTGCATTTGcatcactctcttggtactttggtgtcatacagtGATCGGTGCatagcgacgcttcaagttgaacgaacgaacaaacacacctaacatgtacatgtatttgtattgttttgatcgttctctgtagaggACCTTCTCATATGCCACGATTGGtcaattatgtacaatacctgcatgttattggtcaaactactttggatgttttaggcaatatagaaatcctggcaaggacgcgtctcGGGAAAATGGCTTGTATGGTCACCCTACTATaggaaatatattatttctagcTTCATATGTTCAGTGTGAGAACTGTATGAACAATAGCTGCATGGAGATTCTTTGTAAGCTGTCATTCTCAGTTCTACAGAAAACAAAGTATACTTGTTTGAAACAAACTATTGATAAAATCACATGATACCATTTTCCAAGTGAGAATGAGAGTCATG includes these proteins:
- the LOC132108211 gene encoding excitatory amino acid transporter 2-like isoform X2, which encodes MQKQVEIRMHENHLDPPPLPEESMCGGFCDKITKNLILVLTVLGVIIGSVAGILLRYASPLPADVIMVIAFPGDILMRMLKMVILPLIISSLITGLAGLDAKSSGRLGTRAMVYYMSTTIIAAVLGVILVLLIHPGNPKLKANLGEGKKNDEVSSLDAFFDLIRNLFPENLVQACFQQIQTVSNKVEVSPPPHLNRFGRNATKYVIKKSLQFKSGMNVLGLIGFFVAFGICMGKMGEKAKLMLEFFNVLNEIVMRLVGMIMWYSPFGIACLICGKIISINDLEMVARQLGMYMVTVIIGLIIHGGIFLPLIYFVIVRKNPFTFFMGVFQAWVTALGTASSAGTLPVTFRCLEENLGIDKRVTRFVLPVGATINMDGTALYEAVAAIFIAQMNGIELDPGQIVTVSLTATLASVGAASIPSAGLVTMLLILTAVGLPTQDISLLVAVDWLLDRFRTSVNVVGDSYGAGIVYHLSKDELDLFDAQQIRPDDFEMTKTQSFFENNTNHGVYSSHNSYQPVQIDDCKSFSIL
- the LOC132108211 gene encoding excitatory amino acid transporter 2-like isoform X1; this translates as MQKQVEIRMHENHLDPPPLPEESMCGGFCDKITKNLILVLTVLGVIIGSVAGILLRYASPLPADVIMVIAFPGDILMRMLKMVILPLIISSLITGLAGLDAKSSGRLGTRAMVYYMSTTIIAAVLGVILVLLIHPGNPKLKANLGEGKKNDEVSSLDAFFDLIRNLFPENLVQACFQQIQTVSNKVEVSPPPHLNRFGRNATKYVIKKSLQFKSGMNVLGLIGFFVAFGICMGKMGEKAKLMLEFFNVLNEIVMRLVGMIMWYSPFGIACLICGKIISINDLEMVARQLGMYMVTVIIGLIIHGGIFLPLIYFVIVRKNPFTFFMGVFQAWVTALGTASSAGTLPVTFRCLEENLGIDKRVTRFVLPVGATINMDGTALYEAVAAIFIAQMNGIELDPGQIVTVSLTATLASVGAASIPSAGLVTMLLILTAVGLPTQDISLLVAVDWLLDRFRTSVNVVGDSYGAGIVYHLSKDELDLFDAQQIRPDDFEMTKTQSFFENNTNHGVYSSHNSYQPVQIDDCKVTLASNGSPADFSLVEEEPWIRE